A window of the [Limnothrix rosea] IAM M-220 genome harbors these coding sequences:
- a CDS encoding helix-turn-helix domain-containing protein produces MRVRQVQELDIPDLPQRLHAARKQSDMSLLAICRKLGVSSTYWYKLERGETSTINYDMLEKIAQVVDLGFEISTSLSPNSLTFTSQENGMDFSRLNWIKVVTPPKDYAYHWAYSLDEITKAMAGGAFNQPGMDPAIHQAKNEFTVFPLGFKDQGAEKPECGDLIVLTQRAKITHVVAVLDEAPYENGGWWNRYVKIVWWQPHLDWHKDLPHRSEILEFDVSVQKSIPYELEAFQSFHEVWDEKGGLKACQEHVKRKLIDMTP; encoded by the coding sequence ATGAGAGTTAGACAAGTTCAAGAACTAGACATTCCAGATTTACCGCAGCGGTTGCACGCGGCGCGGAAGCAATCGGACATGAGTTTGCTGGCAATTTGTCGGAAGCTAGGCGTGAGTTCTACCTACTGGTACAAACTAGAACGCGGTGAAACTAGCACGATCAACTACGATATGTTGGAAAAAATTGCTCAGGTCGTAGATCTTGGCTTCGAAATATCTACCTCTCTTTCTCCCAACTCATTAACATTTACATCTCAGGAGAATGGCATGGATTTTTCCCGCCTAAATTGGATCAAAGTCGTTACACCACCCAAAGACTACGCCTACCACTGGGCTTACAGTCTCGATGAAATTACTAAGGCAATGGCAGGGGGGGCTTTTAATCAGCCGGGCATGGATCCAGCTATCCACCAAGCAAAAAACGAATTTACAGTTTTTCCCTTAGGGTTTAAAGACCAAGGTGCAGAAAAGCCTGAGTGTGGTGATTTAATTGTGCTGACCCAGCGAGCGAAAATCACCCATGTTGTGGCAGTGCTAGATGAAGCTCCTTATGAAAATGGCGGTTGGTGGAACCGTTACGTCAAAATTGTTTGGTGGCAACCACATCTTGACTGGCACAAGGATTTGCCCCACCGTAGCGAAATTTTAGAGTTTGATGTATCGGTACAGAAAAGTATTCCCTATGAATTAGAAGCGTTTCAATCTTTCCATGAGGTGTGGGACGAAAAGGGCGGCTTAAAGGCATGCCAAGAACATGTCAAAAGAAAATTAATAGACATGACTCCATAA